One part of the Sorangiineae bacterium MSr11954 genome encodes these proteins:
- a CDS encoding helix-turn-helix transcriptional regulator, protein MTMLDEDPFQLSDMLRRFRILRGMKQAHLAQLFRVSQSAVSKWENGTAAPSAEQHGQIIEILGAKPSAVRDTWLARLVESSNERVHAICDITHKLLIASPARYTEWGTDRHDMFNRPLLQDAPTDIVEAERRFLSFAHRHALEKPIVLKTEGQSLGRYQVEPGYLLWERLQLSDGTWVRLATSITAERIPKGAIAV, encoded by the coding sequence ATGACGATGCTTGACGAGGATCCATTTCAACTCAGCGACATGCTCCGTCGCTTTCGTATCTTGCGGGGGATGAAACAGGCGCACTTGGCGCAGCTCTTCCGTGTTTCGCAAAGCGCAGTTTCCAAGTGGGAGAACGGAACGGCGGCACCGAGCGCCGAGCAGCACGGGCAAATCATCGAAATACTCGGCGCCAAGCCCAGCGCCGTACGGGATACATGGCTGGCGCGTTTGGTCGAGAGCTCGAATGAGCGCGTCCACGCCATTTGCGATATCACGCACAAATTGTTGATTGCCTCGCCAGCCCGCTACACCGAGTGGGGCACCGACCGACACGACATGTTCAACCGCCCGCTCCTCCAAGATGCGCCCACCGATATCGTGGAGGCCGAGCGACGTTTTCTCTCATTTGCCCACCGGCACGCGCTGGAAAAACCCATCGTGCTCAAAACGGAAGGCCAGTCCTTGGGGCGGTATCAAGTCGAACCCGGCTACCTCCTGTGGGAACGCCTGCAGCTCTCCGACGGTACCTGGGTGCGCCTCGCGACCAGCATCACGGCCGAGCGCATTCCCAAGGGCGCCATTGCCGTCTAG
- the cmk gene encoding (d)CMP kinase has product MSLRVRPIVAIDGPAGAGKSSVARRLAERLGFVLVDTGALYRTVALAAERAAVPFDDGEALAQLARSLVESNAIVFERSSGGPKVKLFGEDVSDAIRTPEMGLGASTVSAHGGVRAALLDLQRQMGASGGVVLEGRDIGTVVFPDAEVKFFLTASPEIRAGRRYKELTDKGQVVTFERILEEVKQRDANDMNRAHAPLRQAETAILIDSSGSTVDITVSKMAAIVLAKIAAP; this is encoded by the coding sequence ATGTCTTTGCGGGTACGGCCCATCGTTGCCATTGACGGTCCGGCGGGGGCGGGGAAGAGCAGCGTGGCGCGGCGGCTGGCGGAGCGGCTCGGTTTCGTGCTGGTGGACACCGGCGCCCTCTACCGAACCGTGGCGCTCGCCGCCGAGCGCGCGGCGGTCCCGTTCGACGATGGGGAAGCGCTCGCGCAGCTGGCGCGTTCGTTGGTGGAGAGCAATGCCATCGTCTTCGAGCGCTCCTCCGGCGGGCCCAAGGTGAAACTCTTCGGCGAAGATGTCTCCGACGCCATCCGCACCCCCGAGATGGGCCTGGGTGCCAGCACCGTATCCGCCCACGGCGGGGTGCGCGCCGCGCTGCTCGATCTGCAGCGGCAAATGGGCGCATCGGGCGGCGTGGTGCTCGAGGGCCGCGACATCGGCACCGTGGTCTTCCCGGATGCCGAGGTGAAATTCTTCCTCACCGCCTCCCCCGAAATCCGCGCCGGCCGGCGCTACAAAGAGCTCACGGACAAGGGGCAAGTCGTGACCTTCGAGCGCATCCTCGAAGAGGTCAAACAACGCGACGCCAACGATATGAACCGCGCCCACGCCCCCCTCCGGCAGGCGGAGACCGCGATCCTCATCGACTCCTCCGGCTCCACCGTCGACATCACCGTCTCCAAAATGGCCGCCATCGTCCTGGCCAAAATCGCCGCCCCATGA
- the aroA gene encoding 3-phosphoshikimate 1-carboxyvinyltransferase: protein MTDLTIHPIGERALTGSVPVPSDKSIGHRALLFSALCNGKSRVSGFSFSADNVSTADALRAMGVRIETTGKSELTVEGVGLHGLRAPDKVLDCGNSGTTMRLITGILAAQPFASKLVGDHSLMKRPMMRIVGPLRARGARIEGAPHPTRANDITAPLEIAGLREDEYLGPLEYESPVSSAQIKSAILLSGLFAHGATHFKEPSLSRDHTERLLSALGVPLRTVGTMVELDPAGWGGQMPALDIEIVGDISAAAFLLVAAQIVPGSRVVTRAVGTNPTRTGLLEILRDMGAGISVEAQGERAGEPIADIHAWTQPLRAGSIGGETVARAIDEIPIACALAARASGTTTIRDAEELRVKESDRIATMATVLRAFGVRCEELPDGLTIEGKEGPLEPADIDSRGDHRIAMTATVLGLLGRAPTKVRDVDCISTSFPRFVGTLRGLGATLDVT, encoded by the coding sequence GTGACTGACCTTACGATCCATCCCATTGGTGAACGCGCGCTGACCGGCAGTGTCCCGGTCCCCTCGGACAAGAGCATCGGCCATCGGGCGCTCTTGTTTTCCGCCCTCTGCAACGGCAAGAGCCGCGTGTCGGGCTTTTCCTTCTCCGCCGACAACGTCTCCACGGCCGACGCGCTGCGCGCCATGGGCGTGCGCATCGAGACCACCGGCAAGAGCGAGCTGACGGTCGAGGGCGTCGGCCTCCACGGCCTGCGCGCCCCCGACAAGGTGCTCGACTGCGGCAACTCGGGCACCACCATGCGCCTGATCACCGGCATCCTCGCGGCCCAGCCGTTCGCCTCCAAGCTGGTGGGCGATCACTCGCTGATGAAGCGCCCCATGATGCGGATCGTCGGTCCTCTGCGGGCGCGCGGCGCGCGCATCGAGGGCGCGCCGCACCCCACCCGCGCGAACGACATCACCGCGCCGCTCGAAATCGCCGGGCTCCGCGAGGACGAGTACCTCGGCCCGCTCGAATACGAGAGCCCCGTGTCGAGCGCGCAGATCAAGAGCGCCATTTTGCTCTCGGGCCTCTTTGCGCACGGCGCCACGCACTTCAAGGAGCCGAGCTTGTCGCGCGACCACACCGAGCGCCTGCTCTCGGCCCTGGGGGTCCCGCTTCGCACGGTGGGGACCATGGTGGAGCTCGACCCCGCGGGGTGGGGCGGGCAGATGCCGGCGCTCGACATCGAGATCGTGGGCGATATTTCGGCCGCCGCCTTCTTGCTCGTGGCCGCGCAGATCGTCCCGGGCTCGCGCGTGGTGACGCGGGCCGTGGGCACCAACCCGACCCGCACGGGCCTGCTCGAAATCCTGCGCGACATGGGGGCGGGGATCTCGGTGGAGGCGCAAGGCGAGCGCGCGGGCGAGCCCATCGCCGACATCCACGCGTGGACGCAGCCCCTGCGCGCCGGGAGCATCGGCGGCGAGACGGTGGCGCGCGCCATCGACGAGATCCCCATCGCCTGTGCCCTGGCGGCGCGCGCCTCGGGGACCACCACCATCCGCGACGCCGAGGAGCTTCGCGTGAAGGAGAGCGACCGCATCGCCACCATGGCCACGGTGCTGCGCGCGTTCGGGGTGCGCTGCGAGGAGCTCCCCGACGGCCTGACCATCGAAGGAAAAGAGGGCCCTCTCGAGCCGGCCGACATCGACAGCCGCGGCGATCATCGCATCGCCATGACCGCCACCGTCCTTGGTTTGCTGGGCCGCGCGCCCACCAAGGTGCGGGACGTCGACTGCATTTCGACCAGCTTTCCGCGCTTCGTGGGCACGCTCCGAGGCCTCGGGGCGACCTTGGACGTGACATGA
- a CDS encoding chorismate mutase — MSDRKRAGVELLQQIAKLDVQILAALDHRARLSRKLREIRADEVPQLRSERESLQELVAHGHGDMPAESVEAIFREIFSACLALELPVKVVYAGPESSPAHGAARARFGKTADLVAVEGTAAALDEVTRRRAEFAVVPMETKLEGVVQATVLALLATDLKIVSAVESPKDETSERVRYAVVGRRPSSRTGEDVTALVFNVSDTPGALLEVLRQFAERGVNLLRIQSQPAPGYRSSTSTVGAPPATAGAAGSQGGSGWDYLFFVEVAGHTTDRPLVTAFEEARRLTKFFKVLGSYSV; from the coding sequence GTGAGCGATCGCAAACGCGCGGGTGTGGAGCTCTTGCAACAAATCGCCAAACTCGACGTTCAGATTTTGGCAGCGCTCGATCATCGAGCTCGGCTTTCCCGCAAGCTGCGGGAGATTCGGGCCGACGAGGTCCCGCAGCTTCGGAGCGAGCGGGAGAGCCTTCAGGAGCTGGTGGCGCACGGGCACGGCGACATGCCCGCCGAGAGCGTCGAGGCCATCTTTCGGGAGATCTTCTCGGCGTGCTTGGCCCTCGAGCTCCCGGTCAAGGTCGTGTACGCCGGCCCCGAGTCCAGCCCTGCGCACGGCGCCGCGCGCGCGCGCTTTGGAAAGACGGCCGACTTGGTCGCCGTCGAAGGAACGGCGGCCGCCCTCGACGAGGTCACCCGCCGGCGCGCCGAGTTTGCCGTGGTGCCCATGGAGACCAAGCTCGAGGGGGTCGTGCAGGCCACGGTGCTGGCCTTGCTCGCCACCGACTTGAAGATCGTGTCCGCCGTGGAATCACCCAAGGACGAGACGAGCGAGCGTGTTCGCTATGCCGTGGTGGGCCGGCGCCCATCGAGCCGGACGGGCGAGGACGTGACCGCGCTCGTCTTCAACGTGTCCGACACACCGGGGGCGCTGCTGGAGGTGCTCCGGCAATTTGCCGAGCGCGGGGTCAACCTCTTACGCATCCAGTCCCAGCCGGCCCCGGGCTACCGCTCCTCCACGTCCACGGTAGGGGCGCCCCCGGCAACGGCCGGCGCCGCCGGATCGCAGGGCGGATCGGGGTGGGACTACCTCTTTTTCGTCGAGGTCGCGGGCCACACCACGGACCGTCCGCTGGTGACGGCGTTCGAGGAGGCCAGGCGCCTGACGAAGTTTTTCAAGGTCCTCGGCTCTTATTCAGTATGA